In the Hordeum vulgare subsp. vulgare chromosome 7H, MorexV3_pseudomolecules_assembly, whole genome shotgun sequence genome, one interval contains:
- the LOC123409041 gene encoding photosystem II stability/assembly factor HCF136, chloroplastic, whose product MATATAALHLLLPTRRRGRLLVPRACQADSSTTTSRRGLIADAATAAVAAAAAPLLLPRIPAARAEDLSEWERVGLPIDPGVVLLDIAFVPDDPSHGFLLGTRQTILETKDGGRTWFPRSIPSAEDEDFNYRFNSVSFSGKEGWIVGKPAILLHTKDAGDSWERIPLSAQLPGDMVYIQATGEQSAEMVTDEGAIYVTSNRGYNWKAAVQETVSATLNRTVSSGISGASYYTGTFNTVNRSPDGSYVAVSSRGNFFLTWEPGQLYWQPHNRAVARRIQNMGWRADGGLWLLVRGGGLFLSKGTGIVEDFEEASVQSRGFGILDVGYRSKDEAWAAGGSGVLLKTTNGGKTWVRDRAADNIPGNLYSVKFIGDNQGFVLGNDGVLLRYVG is encoded by the exons AtggccaccgccaccgccgcgctccacctcctcctccccacccgccGCCGGGGCCGCCTCCTCGTCCCCCGCGCGTGCCAGGccgactcctccaccaccacgtcTCGCCGGGGCCTCATTGCCGACGCCGCCACCGCGgccgtggccgccgccgccgcgccgctgCTTCTTCCCCGCATCCCCGCGGCGCGCGCGGAGGACCTGTCCGAGTGGGAGCGCGTCGGGCTCCCCATCGACCCCGGCGTCGTCCTGCTCGACATCGCCTTCGTCCCCGACGACCCCTCCCACG GGTTCCTCCTGGGGACGAGGCAGACGATCCTGGAGACCAAGGACGGCGGCCGCACCTGGTTCCCGCGCTCCATCCCGTCGGCCGAGGACGAGGACTTCAACTACAGGTTCAACTCCGTCAGCTTCAGCGGCAAGGAGGGGTGGATCGTCGGAAAGCCGGCCATCCTGCTGCACACCAAGGACGCCGGCGACAGCTGGGAGAGGATCCCGCTAAGCGCCCAGCTCCCAGGGGACATG GTGTACATCCAGGCTACCGGGGAGCAGAGCGCGGAGATGGTGACCGACGAGGGAGCCATCTATGTGACCTCCAACCGCGGCTACAACTGGAAGGCCGCCGTGCAGGAGACCGTCTCGGCCACTCTCAACAG AACAGTTTCAAGCGGCATTAGCGGTGCGAGTTACTACACCGGCACTTTCAACACGGTGAACCGCTCGCCTGACGGCAGCTATGTCGCCGTCTCTAGCCGCGGCAACTTCTTCTTGACATGGGAGCCTGGGCAG CTATATTGGCAACCGCACAACAGGGCTGTGGCGCGGCGGATACAGAACATGGGATGGAGAGCAGATGGTGGTCTCTGGCTCCTCGTGCGCGGCGGTGGACTCTTCCTCAGTAAAGGAACAGGG ATagttgaagactttgaggaaGCGTCAGTACAAAGCCGGGGGTTTGGAATTCTGGACGTGGGCTACCGCTCAAAG GATGAGGCGTGGGCAGCCGGTGGGAGCGGCGTCCTGCTGAAAACAACCAATGGCGGCAAGACCTGGGTGCGCGACAGGGCTGCCGATAACATCCCTGGGAACCTCTACTCCGTAAA GTTCATTGGGGACAACCAAGGTTTTGTGCTCGGGAACGACGGCGTCTTGCTCCGATACGTTGGCTGA
- the LOC123409605 gene encoding probable inactive receptor kinase At1g48480, producing the protein MWSSSKWTFNHESFTRPLLDGLPKPSPGRRLDAVTCNIAVAPASSSPSPSASSSASPSASPSPSPSASPSPSPFAGEIPDLPLPQLREFSVSFNRLNGSIPTSLRSRPRAAFLGMPALYDGPLGPCPGEAPPPSPAPTGTTPSPTTPATNVPNGGNDEQTDKKGKKLSGGAIAGIAIASVVGAALLLFLLICLCRRTGRTKTRALEMPPPSPSPAVIPGGRKPPELPSGSALAPMDTVGHPAGQSTSGKKLVFFGSAAAVQPFDLDIARATPLSCTQVGHDKQGLPIGLQLIGCPWGETSLLSVASAVEELCLKKRNRPSTFYDILKT; encoded by the exons ATGTGGTCGAGCTCCAAGTGGACCTTCAACCATGAGTCCTTCACCCGTCCGTTGCTCGACGGCCTGCCGAAGCCCTCGCCGGGCCGCAGG TTGG ACGCCGTGACCTGCAACATCGCCGTGGCCCCCGCGTCCAGCTCCCCCtccccgtctgcctcctcctccgcctcgccgtccgcctccccctccccctccccgtccgcctccccctccccctccccgttCGCCGGTGAGATTCCCGACCTCCCGCTGCCGCAGCTGCGCGAGTTCAGCGTCTCCTTCAACCGCCTAAACGGATCCATCCCCACCTCGCTCCGCTCCAGGCCGCGCGCGGCGTTCCTCGGGATGCCGGCCCTCTACGACGGGCCCCTCGGCCCTTGCCCTGGCGaggcccctcctccttctccggctcCCACGGGGACGACGCCCTCGCCGACAACACCGGCGACGAACGTCCCCAACGGCGGAAACGACGAACAAACTgacaagaaggggaagaagctctCCGGCGGCGCCATTGCCGGGATCGCCATAGCCTCCGTCGTGGGCGCCGCGCTTCTCCTGTTCCTCCTCATCTGCCTCTGCCGCAGGACGGGGCGCACCAAAACACGGGCTCTGGAGATGCCGCCTCCGTCCCCGTCCCCCGCCGTCATCCCTGGCGGCCGAAAACCTCCCGAGTTGCCCAGCGGCTCGGCCCTGGCTCCTATGGACACTGTCGGCCACCCCGCGGGTCAATCGACTTCAGGGAAGAAGCTGGTCTTCTTCGGGTCAGCGGCTGCCGTCCAACCCTTCGACCTCGACATTGCACGTGCTACTCCTCTGTCCTGTACTCAGGTTGGTCATGACAAGCAAGGCCTTCCTATCGGCTTGCAACTGATAGGCTGTCCGTGGGGCGAGACTAGCTTATTGAGCGTGGCTTCGGCAGTAGAG GAGCTCTGCCTGAAGAAAAGAAATCGGCCATCCACGTTTTACGACATCCTGAAGACCTGA